In Salinibacterium sp. dk2585, a single window of DNA contains:
- a CDS encoding siderophore-interacting protein: MIEHPPVERHPMAIRTLTVDSVARLGASFVRVTLTGDDLRGFTSTGPADHVKAFFADPVTGELAVPTMTAEGMKRPEHGTVIARDYTPRAFRPATEGSPAQLDLDFVIHGTDAPASTWASSAAPGDTLVVGGPRGSHPVPTGMTRVILGADLSALPAVARWIEMLPEDVEICAFVELEHPSDAGYLDPELVHRANVIWLDGGAGSLERAIRRLGDIGDDTYLWLAGEADALVPVRRYLRRELGLPAEQVKVDGYWRRGEQGRDHHAPIDPSDPED; encoded by the coding sequence ATGATCGAGCACCCGCCCGTTGAACGCCACCCGATGGCGATCCGCACGCTGACGGTTGATTCTGTTGCCCGGCTCGGAGCCTCCTTCGTGCGGGTGACCCTCACGGGCGACGACCTGCGAGGCTTCACGAGCACGGGGCCCGCCGACCACGTCAAGGCGTTCTTCGCCGACCCCGTAACAGGCGAACTCGCCGTGCCCACCATGACCGCCGAGGGCATGAAGCGTCCGGAGCACGGCACCGTCATCGCTCGCGACTACACCCCACGCGCCTTCAGGCCCGCGACGGAGGGCTCCCCTGCACAACTCGACCTCGACTTTGTCATCCACGGCACGGATGCCCCGGCCAGCACCTGGGCAAGCTCGGCCGCGCCCGGCGACACGCTCGTCGTTGGGGGCCCCCGCGGATCGCATCCGGTGCCGACAGGGATGACGCGGGTCATCCTGGGTGCCGACCTCAGTGCTCTCCCGGCCGTAGCCCGCTGGATCGAGATGCTGCCGGAAGACGTCGAGATTTGCGCGTTCGTCGAGCTGGAGCATCCGTCAGACGCCGGATACCTCGACCCCGAACTGGTGCACCGGGCGAACGTCATCTGGCTCGATGGCGGCGCTGGCTCGCTCGAGCGCGCCATCCGTCGCCTCGGTGACATCGGCGACGACACCTACCTCTGGCTCGCAGGCGAAGCGGATGCCCTCGTGCCCGTGCGCCGCTACCTCCGCCGCGAGCTCGGCCTGCCCGCCGAGCAGGTGAAGGTCGACGGCTACTGGCGTCGCGGTGAGCAGGGACGTGACCACCACGCGCCAATCGACCCGAGCGACCCTGAGGACTGA
- a CDS encoding aromatic acid exporter family protein, whose translation MRPITAVRAASRSPLLQVVKTSLASVIAWVAAWFLLDQPLPIFATIAALLVVQPSLNQSLAKGIERSLGVLLGVLLAYGASHLFGDSSWGVLGIIVVALFLAWALRLTPGSTNQIPISAMLVLAIGAGNTADYALERVIETVIGVIVALIVNFAIVPPVLREPSRRAVRELANRIADTLDELSQVLTRGTDRAELQDILTRARRLRALQRDAAEQVTRAEESLLLNPRRGIHREEIAWDAELLRRLNVLVTRVLGMTRAVHDHYDETLRAEPMVRAIGSELDRAAHDLRLLAAPRREPDAEPLTSDLPALTAPLAIAVPHPEHWILIGALMEDLRRVREEIMGGREDA comes from the coding sequence ATGCGCCCGATCACCGCTGTGAGAGCCGCCTCGCGGAGCCCCCTGCTGCAGGTGGTCAAGACCTCACTCGCCTCGGTGATCGCGTGGGTCGCAGCGTGGTTCCTGCTCGACCAGCCTCTCCCGATCTTTGCGACGATCGCGGCCCTGCTGGTCGTGCAGCCGAGCCTCAACCAGTCGCTCGCGAAGGGGATCGAGCGCAGTCTCGGGGTGCTCCTCGGCGTGCTGCTCGCCTATGGCGCGAGCCACCTGTTCGGGGATTCGAGCTGGGGCGTGCTCGGGATCATCGTCGTCGCGCTCTTCCTCGCCTGGGCGTTGCGCCTCACGCCCGGCTCCACCAACCAGATCCCCATCAGCGCCATGCTCGTGCTCGCGATCGGGGCCGGCAACACTGCCGACTACGCGCTCGAACGCGTCATCGAGACCGTCATCGGCGTGATCGTGGCCCTCATCGTCAACTTCGCCATCGTGCCGCCCGTGCTGCGCGAGCCCTCGCGACGCGCGGTCCGGGAGCTCGCCAACCGCATCGCCGACACGCTCGACGAGCTCTCGCAGGTACTCACGCGGGGCACCGATCGCGCAGAACTCCAGGACATCCTGACGCGCGCGCGCCGGTTGCGTGCCCTCCAACGGGATGCGGCCGAACAGGTCACCCGCGCTGAGGAGAGCCTGCTGCTCAACCCTCGCCGCGGCATCCACCGCGAGGAAATCGCCTGGGACGCGGAACTGCTGCGCCGGCTCAACGTGCTCGTGACGCGCGTGCTCGGCATGACCAGGGCGGTGCACGACCACTACGACGAGACACTCCGCGCGGAGCCGATGGTGCGGGCGATCGGCTCCGAACTCGACCGTGCCGCGCACGACCTGCGACTGCTCGCCGCACCGCGCCGCGAACCGGATGCCGAACCCCTGACGTCTGATCTCCCGGCGCTCACGGCCCCGCTCGCGATCGCCGTCCCCCACCCGGAACACTGGATCCTCATCGGTGCCCTGATGGAGGACCTGCGGCGGGTGCGTGAGGAGATCATGGGCGGCCGCGAGGACGCGTGA
- a CDS encoding RNA helicase — MPTHPVDLAAAVEGLGGDPDGVYAAFEAWASGRGLTLYPAQEEAVLEIVTGANVVLSTPTGTGKSLVAVAAHAAALASGRRSYYTAPIKALVSEKFFSLVEIFGAKNVGMVTGDSSVNADAPIVCCTAEILANVALRHGEQAEVGLVVMDEFHFYADPERGWAWQVPLLALPHAQFVLMSATLGDVAWLADDLSRRTGRSTATVTGVERPVPLSYEYVTTPVHETVEELLETHRAPIYIVHFSQAAALERAQALTSIRVATREQRDRIADAIGDFRFTTGFGRTLSRLVRAGIGVHHAGMLPKYRRLVEQLAQQGLLKVICGTDTLGVGINVPIRTVLLTGLTKFDGIRMRQLSAREFHQVAGRAGRAGFDTAGTVVVQSPEHESENAKAVAKAGDDPKKLKKIVRKRAPEGFVSWGEPSFERLISADPERLTSTMSVSHSLVLNVIARGQDPFTEVRRLLEDNHEPRPRQRALLRQALAIYRTLRTAGVVEEVDGQIRLTVDLQPNFALNQPLSPFALAVFDLISPPEDGSAPPSDTLALDIISVLEAILEDPRPVLSAQQSRARGEAVAAMKAEGIEYEQRMELLEQVTYPKPLEELLQQAFETYRSSQPWVGDFELKPKSVVRDLYERAMTFNEYVGFYSLARSEGLLLRYLSDAYRAARQTIPEELKTEQLRDLIEWLGELVRQVDSSLLDEWEELSHPDPERHSDAPVTPPAPRGVTSNERAFMVLVRNALFRRVQLAALERYDDLGELDAHAGFTAERWREALDSYWQEHDEILTGADARSSALLLVERVPGEWRVRQILDDPEGHHDWGISAVVDLDASDEAGEAIIAVTAVDRL, encoded by the coding sequence ATGCCGACACATCCCGTGGACCTCGCCGCTGCCGTCGAAGGGCTCGGGGGTGACCCTGACGGGGTCTACGCCGCGTTCGAAGCGTGGGCGTCGGGGCGGGGTTTGACGCTCTATCCGGCACAGGAGGAGGCGGTGCTCGAGATCGTCACGGGCGCCAATGTCGTGCTGAGCACGCCGACCGGCACGGGAAAGTCCCTCGTTGCGGTCGCCGCGCACGCGGCGGCGCTCGCCTCGGGGCGACGCAGCTACTACACGGCGCCCATCAAGGCGCTCGTGTCGGAGAAGTTCTTCTCGCTCGTCGAGATCTTCGGGGCGAAGAACGTCGGCATGGTTACGGGCGATTCGAGTGTCAATGCGGATGCGCCCATCGTCTGCTGCACGGCAGAGATCCTCGCGAACGTCGCGCTGCGCCACGGCGAGCAGGCCGAGGTTGGGCTTGTCGTCATGGACGAGTTCCACTTCTACGCCGACCCGGAACGCGGCTGGGCCTGGCAGGTGCCGCTGCTCGCCCTGCCGCACGCGCAGTTCGTGCTCATGTCCGCAACGCTCGGCGACGTCGCCTGGCTCGCCGACGACCTCTCCCGGCGCACCGGTCGCAGCACCGCGACGGTGACTGGTGTCGAACGGCCGGTCCCTCTCTCCTACGAGTACGTCACGACCCCCGTGCACGAGACGGTTGAGGAACTCCTCGAGACCCACCGTGCGCCCATCTACATCGTGCACTTCTCCCAGGCAGCAGCTCTCGAGCGGGCACAGGCGCTCACGAGTATCCGGGTCGCGACTCGCGAACAGCGCGATCGCATCGCCGACGCGATCGGCGACTTCAGATTCACGACGGGCTTCGGCCGCACGTTGTCGCGCCTCGTGCGTGCGGGCATCGGCGTGCACCACGCGGGGATGCTCCCCAAGTACCGCCGCCTCGTCGAGCAGCTCGCCCAGCAGGGCCTGCTCAAGGTCATCTGCGGAACCGACACGCTCGGCGTCGGAATCAACGTGCCCATTCGCACAGTGCTCCTGACAGGCCTCACCAAGTTCGACGGCATCCGGATGCGCCAGCTCTCGGCACGGGAATTCCACCAGGTCGCAGGGCGGGCCGGGCGTGCGGGCTTCGACACGGCGGGCACCGTCGTCGTGCAGTCGCCCGAGCATGAGTCGGAGAACGCGAAGGCCGTCGCGAAGGCGGGGGACGACCCCAAGAAGCTCAAGAAGATCGTGCGCAAGCGAGCGCCGGAGGGCTTCGTGTCGTGGGGTGAACCGAGCTTCGAGCGCCTCATCTCGGCTGACCCCGAACGCCTCACCTCGACCATGTCGGTGAGTCACTCCCTGGTGCTCAACGTGATCGCACGCGGGCAGGATCCCTTCACCGAGGTGCGGCGCCTGCTGGAGGACAATCACGAGCCTCGGCCGCGACAGCGCGCGCTGCTGCGACAAGCGCTGGCCATCTACCGCACGCTGCGCACGGCCGGGGTCGTCGAGGAGGTCGACGGCCAGATCCGCCTCACGGTCGACCTGCAACCGAACTTCGCCCTCAACCAGCCGCTCTCGCCATTCGCGCTGGCCGTGTTCGACCTCATCAGCCCGCCCGAGGACGGTTCTGCGCCGCCATCCGACACACTCGCGCTCGACATCATCTCGGTGCTCGAGGCGATCCTTGAGGACCCTCGTCCAGTGCTCTCCGCGCAGCAATCCCGAGCGCGAGGCGAGGCCGTTGCCGCCATGAAGGCGGAGGGCATCGAGTACGAGCAACGCATGGAGCTTCTCGAACAGGTGACCTACCCCAAGCCGCTCGAGGAGCTGCTCCAGCAGGCCTTCGAGACCTATCGTTCCTCGCAGCCCTGGGTCGGCGACTTCGAGCTCAAGCCCAAGTCTGTTGTCAGGGACCTCTACGAGCGCGCGATGACGTTCAATGAGTACGTGGGCTTCTATTCGCTCGCGCGGAGCGAGGGCCTCCTGCTGCGCTATCTCTCGGATGCCTACCGGGCGGCCCGGCAGACCATTCCCGAGGAGCTCAAGACCGAGCAGCTGCGCGACCTCATCGAGTGGCTGGGTGAACTCGTGCGCCAGGTCGACTCGAGCCTTCTCGACGAGTGGGAGGAACTCAGCCACCCCGATCCAGAGCGGCATTCTGACGCACCCGTGACGCCACCGGCGCCGCGCGGCGTGACGTCGAACGAGCGGGCCTTCATGGTGCTCGTGCGCAACGCACTGTTCCGGCGAGTGCAGCTCGCGGCGCTCGAACGCTACGACGACCTGGGCGAACTCGACGCGCACGCAGGCTTCACGGCCGAGCGTTGGCGGGAGGCACTCGACTCCTACTGGCAGGAGCACGACGAGATCCTGACGGGCGCGGATGCTCGCAGCAGCGCACTCCTGCTCGTCGAGCGCGTGCCGGGCGAGTGGCGCGTGCGGCAGATCCTCGACGACCCGGAGGGGCACCACGACTGGGGGATCAGCGCTGTCGTAGACCTCGATGCTTCGGATGAGGCGGGCGAGGCGATCATCGCGGTGACGGCCGTCGATCGCCTCTGA
- a CDS encoding SDR family oxidoreductase, which produces MSTAPESSTDVSPATGHDGIDPDDLATTLRVLAELDRLDDEHPDFVAVRRATARMFKAVKRNRKVEKRSAVAEADRAVVAATATGAPDRIDDETRGVPLAPGTTAPIAGHLIKSRACYICKQHFTQVDAFYHQLCPDCAAFSHEKRNARTDLTGKRALLTGGRAKIGMHIALRLLRDGAHTTITTRFPRDAVRRFSSLEDSADWLHRLRVVGIDLRDPAQVIGLADSVAEQGPLDILINNAAQTVRRSPGAYSALVEAERAPLPDGPQVELVTFGHTNDQHPLSIAASVTAHPLLARTAVDADQRTAAEALAAEAMTAGSSSLERLAAGTAIDAGGLIPDEDHINSWTQHVQQVEPLEMLEVQLANATAPFLLISRLRAAMAASPARRKYVVNVSAMEGQFSRRYKGPGHPHTNMAKAALNMLTRTSAGEMLEADGILMTAVDTGWITDERPHHTKVRLAEEGFHAPLDLVDGAARVYDPIVMGEAGTDLFGVFLKDYKPAAW; this is translated from the coding sequence ATGAGCACCGCCCCAGAATCGTCGACCGACGTGTCGCCCGCGACAGGCCACGACGGGATAGACCCCGACGATCTCGCCACGACCCTGCGGGTGCTCGCGGAACTCGATCGACTCGACGATGAGCATCCCGATTTCGTGGCCGTGCGTCGCGCGACGGCACGGATGTTCAAGGCCGTCAAGCGCAACCGCAAGGTTGAGAAGCGCAGTGCCGTCGCGGAGGCCGACCGTGCCGTCGTCGCGGCGACCGCGACGGGTGCGCCTGACCGCATCGATGACGAGACGCGGGGCGTGCCGCTCGCGCCGGGCACGACCGCTCCCATCGCCGGTCATCTCATCAAGTCGCGTGCCTGCTACATCTGCAAGCAGCACTTCACGCAGGTCGACGCCTTCTACCACCAGCTCTGCCCCGACTGCGCCGCCTTTAGCCACGAGAAGCGGAATGCCCGCACCGACCTCACGGGCAAGCGTGCCCTGCTCACCGGTGGCCGCGCGAAGATCGGCATGCACATTGCCCTCCGCCTGCTGCGCGATGGTGCCCACACGACGATCACGACACGCTTCCCTCGCGACGCCGTGCGGCGATTCTCCTCGCTCGAGGACTCGGCAGATTGGCTCCACCGCCTGCGTGTCGTCGGAATCGACCTGCGCGACCCGGCCCAGGTCATCGGCCTTGCAGACTCCGTCGCCGAGCAGGGCCCGCTCGACATCCTCATCAACAACGCCGCCCAGACGGTGCGCCGCTCCCCCGGCGCGTACAGCGCGCTCGTCGAGGCCGAAAGGGCTCCGCTGCCAGACGGCCCCCAGGTCGAGCTGGTGACCTTCGGGCACACGAATGACCAGCATCCGCTCTCCATCGCCGCATCGGTCACAGCGCACCCGCTGCTCGCTCGCACGGCCGTCGACGCCGACCAACGCACGGCGGCAGAGGCACTCGCGGCCGAGGCGATGACGGCCGGTTCGTCGTCACTCGAGCGACTGGCCGCCGGCACCGCGATCGACGCCGGCGGGCTCATCCCCGACGAGGACCACATCAACAGCTGGACCCAGCACGTGCAGCAGGTCGAGCCGCTCGAGATGCTCGAGGTGCAGCTCGCCAACGCGACCGCGCCCTTCCTCCTCATCAGCCGCCTCCGCGCCGCGATGGCCGCGTCACCGGCCCGCCGCAAGTACGTCGTCAACGTCTCGGCGATGGAGGGCCAGTTCTCGCGGCGCTACAAGGGCCCGGGGCATCCGCACACCAACATGGCGAAGGCCGCCCTCAATATGCTCACCCGCACGAGCGCGGGCGAGATGCTCGAGGCCGACGGAATTCTCATGACAGCCGTCGATACGGGATGGATTACGGACGAGCGCCCGCATCACACGAAAGTGCGCCTGGCCGAGGAGGGCTTCCACGCTCCCCTCGATCTCGTCGACGGCGCGGCGCGGGTCTACGACCCCATCGTGATGGGCGAAGCGGGGACCGACCTTTTCGGCGTCTTCCTCAAGGACTACAAGCCCGCCGCCTGGTGA
- a CDS encoding aminoglycoside phosphotransferase family protein, producing MQMWTPAQPEDYLARWGLTVVGETLTTPSSTLIPVSFDGREGMLKVARIDEEARGNSVLAWWHGAGAAPVWRVDEHAALLARATGRTLATISVDGDDHAATLELCSLAQTLHGASALSSPPAGLVALADWFRELFEMAEHHPRGAGGVWSRAAGLASTLLADASQDVVLHGDLHHDNVLDFGDGDWRAIDPKGVHGNRLFDYTVLLRNPRRDVALAHFAERVQLIAKSSRAPVSTVLEWAVASCALSAAWSTNDGDTEAASTSLALASLAERMLGES from the coding sequence ATGCAGATGTGGACCCCCGCGCAGCCCGAGGACTACCTCGCGCGCTGGGGGCTCACGGTTGTCGGCGAGACCCTCACGACGCCGTCGTCAACGCTCATCCCCGTATCGTTCGACGGCAGGGAGGGAATGCTCAAGGTCGCCCGGATCGACGAGGAGGCGCGCGGCAACAGCGTGCTGGCGTGGTGGCACGGCGCGGGCGCCGCACCCGTCTGGCGCGTCGATGAGCACGCGGCACTCCTGGCGCGGGCCACGGGGCGCACGCTCGCCACCATCTCCGTCGACGGCGACGATCATGCCGCGACGCTCGAACTCTGTTCACTGGCGCAGACCCTACATGGGGCATCCGCGCTCTCGTCGCCGCCGGCAGGGCTCGTGGCGCTGGCTGACTGGTTCCGTGAGCTGTTCGAGATGGCCGAGCACCATCCGCGCGGCGCCGGCGGCGTCTGGAGCCGGGCAGCAGGGCTCGCCTCAACGCTCCTCGCGGATGCGAGCCAGGACGTCGTGCTGCACGGCGACCTGCACCACGACAACGTGCTCGATTTCGGCGACGGTGACTGGCGTGCGATCGACCCGAAGGGCGTGCACGGCAACCGGCTCTTCGACTACACGGTGCTGCTCAGAAACCCACGGAGGGATGTCGCCCTCGCCCATTTCGCCGAACGCGTGCAGCTCATCGCGAAGTCGAGCCGTGCTCCCGTGAGCACCGTGCTCGAGTGGGCTGTCGCATCGTGCGCGCTGAGCGCGGCTTGGTCGACGAATGACGGCGACACCGAGGCCGCATCCACGAGCTTGGCGCTCGCGAGCCTTGCCGAGCGGATGCTCGGCGAATCCTGA
- a CDS encoding DUF202 domain-containing protein: protein MSAVAGPCRPHSDDGLQPERTALAWSRTAVSFLVAAAIMLRWTPHFGAALVAPLALCTAIGVVIVMSQRRRYTRQSLGIVQARTQASVGNVVLVSALVTLLGAGALTVALTG, encoded by the coding sequence GTGAGCGCTGTTGCCGGCCCGTGCCGACCTCATTCCGACGATGGCCTCCAGCCGGAGCGCACGGCCCTCGCATGGTCGCGCACCGCCGTCTCCTTTCTGGTTGCCGCCGCCATCATGCTGCGCTGGACACCCCACTTCGGTGCCGCACTCGTTGCCCCGTTGGCGCTCTGCACTGCCATCGGCGTCGTCATCGTCATGTCGCAGCGCCGCCGCTACACGCGACAGTCGCTCGGCATCGTGCAGGCTCGCACACAGGCATCCGTCGGCAATGTGGTCCTCGTGTCGGCGCTCGTGACGCTCCTGGGTGCGGGTGCACTCACCGTCGCACTCACGGGTTGA
- a CDS encoding YidH family protein, whose translation MGERGRVAEAVLPGGVEPDPRFTLANERTFLAWIRTALAFIAGGLALEAFAADSFAAPLRQALVLLVILLGILIAIGAAARWRRVELSMRHGRALPIPSIVPLLSLGVAAAAIVTLAVVLAS comes from the coding sequence ATGGGGGAGCGCGGGCGGGTCGCCGAGGCAGTGCTGCCGGGCGGCGTCGAGCCCGACCCGCGATTCACGCTCGCCAACGAGCGCACCTTCCTGGCCTGGATCCGCACGGCCCTCGCCTTCATTGCGGGCGGGCTGGCGCTCGAGGCTTTCGCGGCGGATAGCTTCGCGGCGCCCCTGCGCCAGGCGCTCGTGCTGCTGGTCATCCTGCTGGGCATCCTGATCGCGATCGGGGCAGCTGCGCGCTGGCGCCGTGTCGAGCTCAGCATGCGCCACGGGCGGGCGCTGCCGATCCCATCCATCGTGCCCTTGCTATCCCTTGGCGTCGCGGCCGCAGCCATCGTGACCCTCGCTGTCGTCCTTGCATCGTGA
- a CDS encoding SDR family oxidoreductase encodes MPKPLPIVVTGVASGIGAATAALLAEAGHPVIGIDRAVPASFDGHFVQGDLSSAEGIDAIAAAVREAAPGGIAGLANVAGVPGTAPWQLVLGINVFGLRDLTRALEPALQPGSSVVNLASSVAFQWRSHAEQCAAFALAEDRAAALNAVAEPLREESYLFSKQCVNLLTEYLAGELLPKRIRVNSVSPGPVQTPILEDFKNDHGRDRVDSAAALLGRFGEPLDIARVIVFLLGQDSAWVNGADLRVDGGLTAYRATAAALGA; translated from the coding sequence ATGCCCAAGCCACTGCCCATCGTCGTCACCGGTGTCGCCTCGGGGATCGGTGCCGCCACCGCCGCGCTGCTGGCTGAGGCTGGACACCCCGTCATCGGGATCGACCGCGCCGTCCCCGCGTCCTTCGACGGCCACTTCGTGCAGGGCGACCTCTCGAGTGCTGAGGGGATCGACGCGATCGCGGCAGCCGTGCGGGAAGCGGCTCCTGGCGGAATCGCCGGCCTCGCCAATGTCGCGGGGGTCCCGGGCACCGCACCGTGGCAGCTCGTGTTGGGCATCAACGTCTTCGGCCTGCGCGACCTGACGCGCGCGCTCGAACCCGCGCTGCAGCCGGGCTCGAGCGTGGTCAACCTCGCCTCGTCCGTCGCCTTCCAATGGCGTTCGCACGCAGAACAGTGCGCGGCCTTCGCCCTCGCCGAGGATCGCGCCGCTGCCCTTAACGCGGTGGCCGAGCCGCTGCGCGAGGAGTCGTACCTCTTCTCGAAGCAGTGTGTGAACCTGCTGACCGAGTACCTGGCGGGGGAGCTGCTGCCGAAGCGCATCCGGGTCAACTCGGTGAGCCCCGGCCCCGTGCAGACCCCCATCCTCGAGGACTTCAAGAACGACCACGGCCGCGACAGGGTCGACAGCGCCGCCGCGCTGCTCGGACGTTTTGGTGAACCGCTCGACATCGCACGGGTCATCGTGTTCCTGCTCGGGCAGGACTCCGCCTGGGTCAACGGTGCCGACCTGCGGGTCGACGGCGGCCTCACGGCCTACCGTGCGACCGCGGCAGCGCTCGGGGCGTAG
- a CDS encoding aldehyde dehydrogenase family protein, giving the protein MTAVYEVIDPATLEVIGVAPDHSEADVAAAVDRAIRAERSWASDREQRRGALRAIAGSIRADEERLARLLSLEQGKVMADAVGEFRVAAGLFDYYAELDWPEVETLPDRADRSLEVHNRPVGVVGTITPWNFPISLLCVKLAPALVAGCTVIAKPSATTPLSTIALVELAARVLPEGVLQASTSRGRAVNVALSTLPGVRKISFTGSTEVGSAIAQQAAATVKRVTLELGGNDPAIVLDDAHIETTARGIVGSAFRNSGQVCMAVKRVYAPRNRVDELIDAIAAAAAAHVLGHGVAEGTTMGPMHNRSQLDIVSGLIIDAEASGARVVTGGARGCELPGHFLQPTVIANAEPGMRIVEEEQFGNALPIVAYDELETTLELVNAGEFGLGASVWSPDLERAHTIASRIDAGTVWINQHTLVEVDAPFGGWKASGIGRERGRWGLSEYLQTRTLNARPHG; this is encoded by the coding sequence ATGACTGCCGTGTACGAGGTCATCGACCCCGCAACCCTCGAGGTCATCGGCGTCGCCCCCGACCACAGCGAGGCGGATGTCGCGGCCGCCGTCGACCGCGCGATCCGGGCCGAACGGTCCTGGGCCTCCGACCGCGAACAGCGGCGAGGCGCCCTGCGAGCCATCGCCGGCAGCATCCGCGCCGATGAGGAGCGCCTCGCCCGCCTGCTCTCGCTCGAACAGGGCAAGGTCATGGCGGACGCCGTGGGTGAATTCCGCGTGGCCGCCGGTCTCTTCGACTACTACGCCGAACTCGATTGGCCTGAAGTCGAGACGCTGCCCGACCGCGCCGACCGCTCCCTCGAGGTGCACAATCGCCCCGTCGGGGTCGTCGGTACCATCACGCCCTGGAACTTTCCCATCTCGCTGCTCTGCGTCAAGCTCGCTCCCGCCCTCGTGGCTGGCTGCACCGTCATCGCCAAGCCCTCCGCCACGACGCCGCTCTCGACCATCGCGCTCGTGGAGCTCGCGGCCAGGGTACTGCCAGAGGGCGTGCTGCAGGCGAGCACGAGCCGCGGACGCGCCGTCAACGTCGCCCTAAGCACGCTGCCCGGGGTGCGCAAGATCTCCTTCACAGGATCGACGGAGGTCGGTTCCGCGATCGCGCAGCAGGCCGCCGCGACCGTCAAGCGGGTCACGCTGGAGCTGGGCGGCAACGACCCCGCCATCGTGCTTGACGACGCCCACATCGAGACCACTGCCCGAGGCATCGTCGGCAGCGCCTTCCGCAATTCCGGCCAGGTCTGCATGGCCGTTAAGCGCGTCTACGCGCCCCGCAATCGGGTCGACGAACTCATCGACGCCATCGCGGCCGCCGCCGCCGCCCACGTGCTCGGTCACGGTGTCGCCGAGGGCACGACCATGGGCCCCATGCACAACCGCTCGCAGCTCGACATCGTGAGTGGCCTCATCATCGATGCCGAGGCATCCGGCGCACGCGTCGTGACCGGCGGGGCACGCGGATGCGAGCTGCCGGGCCACTTCCTGCAGCCCACCGTCATCGCGAACGCCGAACCCGGCATGCGCATCGTCGAGGAGGAACAGTTCGGCAACGCGCTGCCCATCGTCGCCTACGACGAGCTCGAGACGACGCTCGAGCTCGTCAACGCCGGCGAGTTCGGCCTCGGCGCCTCCGTCTGGAGCCCCGACCTCGAGCGCGCCCACACGATCGCCTCCCGCATTGACGCGGGAACCGTGTGGATCAATCAGCACACGCTCGTCGAAGTCGACGCGCCATTCGGCGGCTGGAAGGCCTCAGGCATCGGCCGTGAGCGAGGCCGCTGGGGCCTTTCGGAGTACCTCCAGACGCGCACGCTCAACGCCCGGCCACACGGCTAG
- a CDS encoding MBL fold metallo-hydrolase: MTTELITLGTAAGPAIRGTEPGISSALIVDGRHYIVDFGLGCVRAAHAAGLRGRDFVAGFITHLHSDHVIELPGFLLWNWGAPVDGFEHPIAILGPGQDPTHADGASLSGTAQMVAHTLQAYSYDLDIRVNDEARPEMSRLVRVSDITTPEPDAPDAALPFGVYSDDRVAVTAALVEHPPVFPALAYRFETAAGSVTFSGDTAECDALATLADGTDVLVHEAVNLDYYTARGFDPAFIAHQAESHTSPEGAGRIASRAGARMLVLSHLAGVASAEEWQERAATTYSGPIHVASGGDRIALREVASATMA; encoded by the coding sequence ATGACCACAGAACTCATCACGCTCGGCACCGCCGCCGGGCCCGCAATCCGGGGCACCGAACCCGGCATCTCGAGCGCCCTCATCGTCGACGGTAGGCACTACATCGTCGACTTCGGGCTCGGCTGCGTGCGAGCCGCGCACGCTGCGGGCCTGCGGGGTCGTGACTTCGTGGCGGGCTTCATCACCCACCTGCACTCCGACCACGTCATCGAACTGCCCGGGTTCCTGCTGTGGAACTGGGGCGCGCCCGTTGACGGCTTCGAACACCCCATCGCGATCCTCGGCCCGGGGCAGGACCCAACGCACGCCGACGGCGCGAGCCTCTCCGGCACGGCCCAGATGGTCGCGCACACGCTGCAGGCCTACTCCTACGACCTCGACATCCGGGTGAACGACGAGGCACGGCCCGAGATGTCCCGCCTCGTACGGGTCTCCGACATCACGACACCGGAACCGGATGCTCCCGATGCCGCGCTCCCCTTCGGTGTCTACAGCGACGACCGCGTCGCCGTGACTGCGGCCCTCGTGGAGCATCCGCCGGTCTTTCCCGCGCTCGCGTATCGCTTCGAGACGGCCGCCGGCTCGGTGACCTTCTCCGGCGACACCGCTGAGTGCGACGCGCTCGCGACCCTAGCGGATGGCACGGACGTGCTCGTCCACGAGGCAGTCAACCTCGACTACTACACGGCACGCGGCTTCGATCCCGCCTTCATCGCGCACCAGGCCGAGTCCCACACGTCACCAGAGGGCGCCGGGCGCATCGCGAGCAGGGCGGGGGCCCGGATGCTCGTGCTCTCCCACCTCGCTGGCGTCGCCTCCGCTGAGGAATGGCAGGAGCGGGCCGCGACGACATACTCGGGCCCGATCCATGTTGCCAGCGGCGGCGACCGGATCGCGCTGCGTGAGGTCGCTTCGGCCACGATGGCCTGA